The DNA window AGAATGTACTTCAGGAAAATACAATTTAGATTGTTTAAAGTCAGCAAGCAACATAGCTGCTCTTCAAACTTGTAAAAAATAATTTACTTGGACAGTGGGTCACTGACCCACTGCTTTTATTCTTGACTTCTTAAAAATCGCAGTCTTAATTGAAATACTATGTTTGCTGCCGAAAAAGAAAATTCAATTGCTTCACCCAAGAAGAAATTAACCTGTGAAGATTACGACAATATGACTCCGGAAGAGTGGGGCTATGAATTGATTGACGGGGAAATTATCCAAATGACTAGCCCGAATATTTTACACCAAAGAATTTCACGAAAACTATTGTTTGAATTAGAATCCTTCAATAGAAAAAAAATGTTAGGCGAATTCTTCGAAGCCCCAACTGACGTAAAAATAAACGAATACAATTTAGTTGAGCCTGACATCTTGTTTATCGCAAATGAACAACAATCAATCATTAAAGAAAACCGCATTGAGGGCGCTCCCGATTTAGTGGTAGAAATTTTATCTCCTTCAACAGGCTATTATGATTTGCGAAAAAAATATTCTATCTATGAGAGTGCTGGCGTAAAAGAATACTGGATAGTTGACCCAATTGAAAAACTGGTGGAGCTTTATAAAAATGGGGAAACTGGATTTCTATTGGAACAAAAACTAAAAGAAAAAGGTATTTTAAAATCCAATATTCTAATTGGTTTGGAATTAGATATTAACGTATTATGGTAAAACATAAAATCCCTTCTCATCTGTATAACATCCGTGTTCTCGATACGGACCACCTTCTTTCATAAATAAAATCCTCTGTGCATAACGTTCTCTTTTTTTCATACATCGTAAACAAATATCAAATCGAATAGACCATTCACATTCCTCCGG is part of the Leptospiraceae bacterium genome and encodes:
- a CDS encoding Uma2 family endonuclease translates to MFAAEKENSIASPKKKLTCEDYDNMTPEEWGYELIDGEIIQMTSPNILHQRISRKLLFELESFNRKKMLGEFFEAPTDVKINEYNLVEPDILFIANEQQSIIKENRIEGAPDLVVEILSPSTGYYDLRKKYSIYESAGVKEYWIVDPIEKLVELYKNGETGFLLEQKLKEKGILKSNILIGLELDINVLW